In Ciconia boyciana chromosome 3, ASM3463844v1, whole genome shotgun sequence, a genomic segment contains:
- the NUGGC gene encoding LOW QUALITY PROTEIN: nuclear GTPase SLIP-GC (The sequence of the model RefSeq protein was modified relative to this genomic sequence to represent the inferred CDS: inserted 1 base in 1 codon; deleted 1 base in 1 codon; substituted 2 bases at 2 genomic stop codons) has protein sequence MSFSNQGSEEHDYALLSPSGGSCSTFFSWSHHLFQKKLPSDSKALHKADLLYMVSAQEYWKGKTLNKEETEIPKLREYFXTFYVAQKRNILMDYVTEVLVIFSLIQESPHVKKSHLKVLIMQKIVDLEEDIEKCFIPIKQPLNKGVDQAKRLYKKSIHKILNRAHGHQGYHRTLKAVCLKKEVYASQTFCRIDINGPLAQPIYGKIDMSFGNIFRIQMGACSTPKXCLDMFKDAMQQEPQKAMMKYLVADIKYKLRFLQQELHFIIRETEKVILQKKAEIYHSPTIPIQNDLLPCYEDAARRSGVQAYKRMQTVLSKGIKRELERGMLEKAQVSMRRHFQDLKVEIIXKMKKDFPDMLSLAFCPWDQFNSKLPGTVPNEFFFIHTIHENLHSARDA, from the exons ATGTCCTTCTCAAATCAAGGCAGTGAAGAACATGACTAtgctcttctctccccttcaGGAGGATCTTGCAgtactttcttttcctggagCCACcacctttttcagaaaaagcttcCAAGCGACTCCAAAGCTCTGCACAAGGCTGATCTCCTGTACATGGTCAGTGCCCAGGAGTACTGGAAGGGGAAGACGCTCAACAAGGAAGAAACTG AGATCCCAAAGCTGAGGGAGTACTTCTAGACATTTTACGTAGCGCAGAAGAGGAACATACTGATGGATTATGTGACAGAGGTTTTGGTCATTTTCTCACTGATTCAAGAGTCTCCA CATGTGAAGAAAAGTCACTTGAAAGTCTTAATTATGCAGAAGATCGTTGAT TTGGAGGAAGATattgagaaatgttttataCCTATCAAACAGCCACTCAATAAAGGTGTAGATCAAGCAAAGAGGTTGTATAAGAAAAGTATCCACAAGATCCTCAAT CGAGCCCACGGGCACCAGGGTTATCACAGGACACTGAAAGCCGTGTGCCTGAAGAAGGAGGTGTACGCGTCCCAGACCTTCTGCCGGATAGACATCAATGGCCCCCTGGCTCAGCCCATCTATGGAAAAATTGACATGAGTTTTGGAAACATATTCAG GATCCAGATGGGTGCCTGCTCCACACCGA TCTGCCTTGACATGTTCAAAGATGCCATGCAGCAGGAACCGCAGAAAGCCATGATGAAATACCTGGTGGCTGACATAAAATACAAGCTCAGGTTCCTTCAGCAGGAGCTGC ACTTCATCATCAGGGAGACTGAAAAAGTCATCctccagaagaaagcagaaatctaCCACTCCCCTACCATACCCATTCAAAACGACCTGCTGCCATGCTACGAAG ATGCTGCCAGGCGAAGTGGAGTACAAGCCTACAAGAGGATGCAAACCGTCCTTAGCAAGGGTATAAAGAGAGAGTTGGAAAGGGGAATGCTTGAAAAAGCACAGGTGAGCATGAGAAGGCACTTCCAGGACCTGAAG gtggagatcaTCTAGAAGATGAAAAAGGACTTTCCCGACATGCTCAGCCTCGCCTTTTGCCCATGGGACCAATTCAACAGCAAGCTGCCAGGTACAGTCCCG AATGAGTTCTTCTTCATCCACACCATTCACGAGAACCTGCATTCAGCCAGAGATGCTTAG